One stretch of Candidatus Eisenbacteria bacterium DNA includes these proteins:
- a CDS encoding ATP-dependent Clp protease proteolytic subunit has translation MSLVPIVVEQSGRGERAYDIFSRLLKDRIIFIGTPIDDVVANLTIAQLLFLEAEDPDRDINLYINSPGGVVSAGLAIYDTMQFIKSDVATICMGQAASMAALLLAAGAPGKR, from the coding sequence ATGTCGCTGGTACCTATTGTTGTGGAGCAGAGCGGGCGGGGGGAGAGGGCCTACGACATTTTCTCACGCCTCCTCAAGGACAGGATCATCTTCATCGGAACGCCGATCGACGACGTGGTGGCGAACCTGACCATCGCCCAGCTCCTCTTCCTCGAGGCCGAGGATCCGGACCGGGACATCAACCTCTACATCAACTCTCCGGGCGGCGTGGTCTCGGCGGGGTTGGCGATCTACGACACGATGCAGTTTATCAAGTCGGACGTAGCGACCATCTGCATGGGCCAGGCGGCGAGCATGGCCGCGCTGCTCTTGGCGGCCGGGGCGCCGGGGAAGCG